In Pseudophryne corroboree isolate aPseCor3 chromosome 2, aPseCor3.hap2, whole genome shotgun sequence, the sequence tcccaggttccggtacatctcagcccctacaactgaggctgcctcccgtcagctcaggccctcagttgtgacacagagcaCTGAGTCATGCTTGCTGTATGGTGATCGGGTGCCTTATATCTTATCTGAATGTAATTTCAATTAGTTCTGTTTATTTTGCCCTTTATGTAGAACCCCCCTTTAATATGGCCGCATAGTTGGCAACTGTCTGTAATCACTATTGCTATGCTCATGTCACTATAAGTGAATATCTCTTGCACAGTAATATATAACCAGGTCAGCATAAAGGTCTTGCTGGGGGATTCAGGTTAAGTACAGGAGAATGATGGTCAGAATTTGTCCATTAGAATCCTATTGTGTATTAGTCATACATGTAAATGACCATGAATCCTGTGTTACCATGTCACTTAGCTTATAGTGCACAGGATTGTGGTGTATTCTCCACAGTacgttgctgttattaatctggtacattaccataCATGCACTAACAGTAATTAGTAAttgtatttatcaaggggccagaccatgcactctctaatggttagccaagactctgtggcagctggccacaccccctctgactggccacacctctaaggttggtcccctaccactgtattcccccggtgggcccttcataccctagCCTGACACTGACTGCAAACAAAACTGATTGCTACAAAAGTGACTGAAAAACGTACTATTGTGTTGTTAAAGTCTAtggatgggatgtactaaagcCATCTTTTGatagcgataccctatagaagcgggAGGTCTCTGTcactgcattgcgatgttaatcgcatatgttagtacatatgtgattagcatcgctgCAGAGGAtgccgatgtattttaatacatcccgccctatgggggatattcaatttggtccgaagagacatcgggagtaaaaacccccgatgtttcttcgggtgctgcggtcgggctatttaatttgctcagccggtaacaagtcctcttacacccgaaaacacacaggttcagtgaaacctgtgtgttttcgggtgaaacagccccgttttcggttgaaaacggggctgttatcgggcactttgcttcgcctgccggaggcaggtgaagcaaaacccccgataagccgcggcacgcgccgccttatcggggccaattaaatagcccccaccggccgatacttatcacccggcaccccgggccaaattgaatatccccctatgggaGATAAATTATTCCTGTGAACTTTCTAAAAATTCCATAGGTGACACCACAACTTTCATGTTAGTGGTAACTTCTGTTATCTTTATAACACTGATAGTTTAGAAAGAGGAAGAAGCGTGTCCGTAAGATGCAGGAATTTTTCGATATTAATTGTATTATTTAGATTTAGTCGATGCCCTGTCAAAATAGATCTATATTCGTATAACCCGATCTATTACACGAAGCTGCCACAGATCCATAAGAGCGAGTACAATCAACTAACAAAAGACAAAAGTTAAAATTGACCTTTTATTTGATTATAAGAGCGTATCATTGGTATGCCTGAGTCATGTGAAGTATATAACAAATAGTGCATAGAGCGTGCATCAGTAAGGACATTGTGTGACATAAAAGATTTCTTTCTAATAACCGACTACCTGATTCTATCTTTCTTTATAATGAATTTAGCTCCTTAATCTATATCTGTCAGAATGAAATACTCATGGATATAATTCCACAATACAGATTATTTGGATGGATAAGGAAGTGTAGTGATACAGGATctgatttaggcccagatttaggaagctttggagagtgatacatttcacaatgaGCGATGTAAGCAATATGCCGCTCCAAACCGGCATTTTAGAATGACatcgttccagtgtgtacccagcttaagacaaaggaccagatttatgaagccttggagagtgataaatagcacggtgataaagtaccaaccaatcagctcctagctgccatgttacaggctgtgtttgaaaaatgacaggagctgattggttggtactttatcaccatcttGAGGATGAAGATTTCCGGGCCTCATGACAACTCCTGCGGTGGCTGGCTTACACGACCCCATGGGTCACACAGTCGGCCAATGGGGTCGCAGATGATCCAATATGGTATCCTAGGACACAGGAGGCGTGACGCCCTCtagtgcattaccatattagtgctatcgcttctGCTTCTAtgtaaccacatctgaattagggccCCTGGtgcataaaggacagtgtgaccatATAAATCTGTGATCCCCACTTGTAAAGTGATTGCTGCATGGTGGGTGGGTGGTGGGGTCATCTGAACACAGGCCCTCCCAGTTCTTAATACACCCTTGGTCATTCATGCCTACTTTCTCTTGAGCATGTGCTAaccgggtgtctgcagtaatcactgcatgtggtggaccTACACAGTACTGACGGCAATAACATCTCATTGATCTATGTAATGGCAGCGTCCATTCAGCGCTGACAATAATATGCTGCAgatctgtgtgtatgtagcaaataaaacaagATTTTGTCATATtttcaccttgcactcatcacttctttatcactgctttatcacttctccaggcttaatacatctgccccaaaatgtcTGAGCTATGACATCATTCTCCTCATCTCTTATCTCATAGGCATATGTCCCCTGTTGGTAAGTACGAGAGGTAGGATGTGCAGGtctcctttcatatatatatatcagggtgaAAAAACTGATGTCCACCACCCTGGTGTTCCAGGCAAACCTCCATGTGACCGTTATGTCAGGAAGAAGAAAAGGTGCAGTGCAGTAAATGTTGGTCCGGGTGAGCTCCTGCATAGCGATGTCCTCCAGGGGACACTCCGCAGGCACCTGGCAGTCCTCCACTGTGCACTAATGACAGCAGTGCCGCTTTCTGTATCCCGCAGGTGGCTGTACAGTCTCAGCTGGGTTCCTTGCTGTAATCACTCACACCCCTTATGTAATCCTTTATCTTTAGTTCAAATGCCGCTGTCCAGTCTTTTGCAGAGAGAAATGGTTTGGTCTCTCTGTTATATTAAAGCTGGGGAAGAGGGggcagactgcacaccctaatttcaaacataataagaggtgctaccatgctgagacttgtagtgccacgcaGAAAAAGGAAATATGCAGGTGCACACTTCAAACACTAACACTAATGATGATCAGAATAATTATACTAAActttacaatttaacatggagttatAAAAAGGTTTCTTAGCACGTTTGGCCAAACATGTGAGCCCACCTACCACGTCATGGTGAACctttatcaggtgggtccctacaCCTGCAGTTGCTCTGTCTCAGATGGCATTCTAACTGGAGGTGTGGTGGAGTATTGGAGGCATCTCTATTTGCTGGAGGCATCCCATACTACCTGGAGCAATGCTGTTTTCTGGGGGCATCCCATACTACCTGGAGCAATGCTGTTTTCTGGGGGCATCCCATACTACATGGAGCAATGCTGTTTTCTGGGGGCATCACTGCTTGCTGTGTCAGATTGGAAAGTCCCAGACTGCAGGCAGTACAGCAGCTGAGTTGCGCAGCGGCCAGGGCAGGAGAATAGAACAGTTCCGGGGGTCCAGCTGCGCAGCTCCTTCACACGTAATCTGAATCCCCGATGTTCGTTGCATGAGAGCACAGATGTACAAACAGTATAGTCTGCACCATGACTACTAGTGCCAAGGCGATTGTGAGGATGACGCAGAATTTGGTGCTTGTTAGTATCTTATGCTTGATCATATCCTCAATACTGGTGCGTAACGGCGGTTGCTCTGGCTCCAACTCCTCCTCTGGACTGAATTCTGAATTCACGACCTCGTTGAAAGCGTCCTCCAGCTCAGAGTATTCGATTGCTTTACTCCGGGTGACATTCAGGAAATAAAACATCTCCGCTATCACATCGTCGTCCGCATCCTTTACCTGACAGGCGTACATTCCCTCGTGGTATTTACGAGTGGGATTAATCAGGATGTGCAGATCTTCCCCCGTATATATGGTTTTACAATAACTGATGTCCGCCACCCTGAGGTTCCGGGCCAGCATCCATGTTACTGTTATTGTGCTGGGAAGGGTGAAAGGTGGAACGCACAAAATGTTGGTCAGGTCGCGCTCCTTCGTATAGATGTCCTCCAGGGGACACTCTGTAGCCGCATTGCAGTCCTGCACTGTGCACTCATCACACCGAAACACCCGTGCCGCTTTCTGTATCCCGCACCTGGGTACACATTTCTCAGCTGGGTTCTTGGCTGCGATCGATTTCACATCCTTGATGTAATCCTTTATCATTAGCCCAAATGCAGCTGTCCAGTCCTTTGCAGAGAGCGATGGTCTGATCTCTCTGACTGTTATATTAAAGCCTCCCAGATGCTCTCTAATCTTGCTCATCTCTGTAAACTGTAGTTGGATGTTTTCCAAAGGTTTAAACGCTTTCCGTATCTTTTCCAGGCACTCAACACCGTCCATCTTCTCCATAGATTGTGCATATCGGCAAATGCTTGCCCTTTCCGTAGCTGTCCTCAGACAGGTGAAGCAGCTACTACACAGCTCTGCACCACAGAGAAGGTACAGGATGCAGAGCAGTAGCGCACTGCGCTGTGCTGCCATGGTATCTGGCCGCACAGAAGAaaataacagataataataataataataataataataatattagtctcCTTTGGTTTGCTTCCTGATAAGTCGGCTTTCCAATAGGAAATGAGTCTCCTCAGCCTGTGTGTCTCCTGAAGTGGGGGAGCTATTGTGATGTCATAGGACATTGGTGATGTCATAGGACATTGgtttagggatggacatcgatggtcgatgtttccgaaccatcaatgtttttgtttcgatggtagtgtttttagcatttaatggtgccctcccgatgtttttcaccatcaaatgatagtcattcgatggtcttctgatggtggcttgtttttttctaattcccaatagctatgcctccccttgctgctgtgtctgtatcagggaaacttcctaagtttGTTGGAGGCTGTCTTACACTCTCTCtgcttcagacatgagcctgctcagtcagtcctctcccctctctaggctgctgcttagcaacagggcccagtggtagctctgattggctctcactgactcagagagccaatcagagcacagacctcaccctgcagcagcagaagccacagacacacggagctcaggaggattcagaggagagaGTGACCTATATGATCTTTATATCACCCCAGCTCAGTGCCATTTCTTGTggcaggcgagccgtgcaaccgcacggggcgcccgccgcggcacttctagtTATCTGtgattccccctcctcccgagtaccctgcTCGGGAATGAAGTTTTGTAAAATGACGcgggtgcgtcgtgacatcacgaagcacccacgtcattccgcgaaactttgccccccgagctgggtagtcgggaggaggccaggagggggagccaagctgcaggGGAACCACCAAGCGCCGCAAAGATGAGGGAGAGGCTGCCGAAGAGCGAGaggaagtcagcctctccctctctctttctccccccccgcCACcacatgtaaaatggggactcttgcctgccatcatatataaaatggggacacttgcctgccatcatatgtaaaatggggacactttcctgccatcatgtgtaaaatggggactctggcccgccgtaatgtgtaaaatggggactcttgcctgccgtaatgtgtaaaaggggactctggcctgccgtattgtgtaaaatggggacacttgcctgccgttatgtgtaaaatggcgactattgcctgccgcaatgtgtaaaatggggactcttgcctgccgtattgtgtaaaatggggacacttacctgccgtaatgtgtaaaatggggactctggcctgccgtaatgtgtaaaatggggactctggcctgccgtaatgtgtaaaatgggcactctggcctgtagtaatgtgtaaaatggggacccttgcccagagccggccctaaccaatatgatgccctaggcaagattttggcttgtgccccccAGGAACCCCGGTGGTACCgcatctgaccttgcacctctttcccagcaccatcacccctcacccatagcagtccttattttggtgtttgtaccccctatattttaaacaggaacagttcgcacatttggcgcacagcccaaaaagggatgtgtttttgctggcaaggggcatggccacacaatagtaaccccaattccaattataccacacagtagtgcaactttattcacatttgatcatgcgatagtgtccataattcatattacatcccacagtagtatcactttaccttataaacattactcctcacagtagagccccttattcacattacatcacactgaattgctccttattcacattacaccacaccctattgctctttatgctTATTAgaggacacagtagtgccctttctatacgcaacgccacgtaacatagtagagcactttatacacataattccacacagtaatgccccttaaaataagaatttacttaccgataattctatttctcgtagtccgtagtggatgctgggactccgtaaggaccatggggaatagcggctccgcaggagactgggcacaaaagtaaagctttagaactacctggtgtgcactggctcctccccctatgaccctcctccaagcctcagttaggatactgtgcccggacgagcgtacacaataaggaaggattttgaatcccgggtaagactcataccagccacaccaatcacaccgtacaactcgtgatctaaacccagttaacagcatgataacagaggagcctctagaaaagatggctcactacagcaataacccgattttttggtaacaataactatgtaccagtattgcagacaatccgcacttgggatgggcgcccagcatccactacggactacgagaaatagaattatcggtaagtaaattcttattttctctaacgtcctaagtggatgctggggactccgtaaggaccatagggattataccaaagctcccaaacgggcgggagagtgcggatgactctgcagcaccaaatgagagaactccaggtcctcctcagtcagggtatcaattttgtagaattttacaaacgtatttgctcctgaccaagtagctgctcggcaaagttgtaaagccgagacccctcgggcagccgcccaagatgagcccatcttccttgtggagtgggcatttacagatttttggctgtggcaggcctgccacagaatgtgcaagctgaattgtactacaaatccaacgagcaatagtctgcttagaagcaggagcacccagcttgttgggtgcatacaggataaacagcgagtcagattttctgactccagccgtcctggaaacatatattttcagggccctgataacgtctagcaacttggagtcctccaagtccctagcagccgcaggcaccacaataggttggttcaggtgaaacgctgaaaccaccttagggagaaactgaggacgagtcctcaatttcgccctgtccgaatggaaaatcagataaaagggcttttacaggataaagccgccaattctgacacgcgcctggcccaggccagggccaacagcatgaccactttccatgtgagatattttaactccacagatttaagtggttcaaaccaatgtgacttttggaacccaaaaactacattgagatctcaaggtgccactggaggcacaaaaggaggctgtatatgcagtacccttttacaacgtctgaacttcagggactgaagctagttctttttggaagaaaattgacagggccgaaatttgaaccttaatggaccccaatttcaggcccatagacactcctgtttgcaggaaatgtaggaatcgacccagttgaatttcctccgtcgggccttactggcctcgcaccacgcaacatattttcgccaaatgcggtgataatgttttgcggttacatccttcctggctttgatcaggatagggatgacttcatccggaatgccttttttccttcaggatccggcgttcaaccgccatgccgtcaaacgcagccgcggtaagtcttggaacagacagggtccttgctggagcaggtcccttcttagaggtagaggccacggatcctccgtgagcatctcttgaagttccggttaccaagtccttcttggccaatccggagccacgaatatagtgcttactcctctccatcttatcaatctcagtaccttgggtatgagaggcagatgagggaacacatacactgactggtacacccacggtgttaccagagcgtctacagctattgcctgagggtcccttgacctggcgcaatacctgtcgagtttttcccaacggtttataatcatgtggaagacttctgggtgaagtccccactctcccgggtggaggtcgtgtctgctgaggaagtctgcttcccagttgtccactcccggaattgctgacagtgctatcacatgattttccgcccagcgaagaatccttgcagcttctgccattgccctcctgcttcttgtgccaccctgtctgtttacgtgggtgactgccgtgatgttgtccgactggatcaacaccggctgaccttgaagcagaggtcttgctaagcttagagcattgtaaatggcccttagcttcaggatatttatgtgaagtgatgtctccaggcttgaccataagccctggaaattccttccctgtgtgactgctccccagcctcgcaggctggcatccgtggtcaccaggacccagtcctgaatgccgaatctgcggccctctagaagatgagcactctgcaaccaacacaggagggacacccttgttcttggtgacagggttatccgctgatgcatctgaagatgcgacccggaccatttgtccagcaggtcccactggaaagttcttgcgtggaatctgccgaatgggattgcttcgtaggaagccaccattttacccagaatccttgtgcattgatgcactgagacttggctcggttttaggaggttcctgactagctcagataactccctggctttctcctccgggagaaacacctttttctggactgtgtccaggatcatccctaggaacagaagacgagtcgtcggaaccagctgcgattttggaatattgagaatccaatcgtgctgccgcaacactacctgagatagtgctacaccgacctccaactgttccctggatcttacccttatcagggaatcgtccaagtaagggataactaaaattcccttccttcgaaggaatattatcatttcggccattaccttggtaaagacccggggtgccgtggaccatccatacggcagcgtctgaactgatagtgacagttctgtaccataaacctgaggtacccttggtgagaagggtaaatttggacatgaaggtaagcatcctcgatgtcccgagacatcatgtagtccccttcttccaggttcgcaatcactgctctgagtgactcaatcttgaatttgaacctctgtatgtaagtgttcaaagattttagatttagaatcggtctcaccgagccgtccggcttcggtaccacaacagtgtggaataataccccgttccctgttgcaggaggggtaccttgattatcacctgctgggaatacagcttgtgaatggcttccaaaactgtctccctgtcagaaggagacatcggtaaagccgactttaggaaacggcgagggggagacgtctcgaattccaatttgtacccctgagatatcacctgaaggatccaggggtctacttgcgagtgagcccactgcgcgttgaaattcattgagacgagccccccaccgtgcctgattctgcttgtaaagccccagcgtcatactgagggcttggcagaggcgggaaagggtttctgttcctgggaactggctgatttctgcagcctttttcctctccctctgtcacgttgcagaaatgaggaaccttttgcccgcttgtccacgaaaagactgcgcctgataatacggcgtcttctcatgttgcttccaaatgccgtttgaaatccgcatcacctgaccactgtcgtgtccataaccctctactggtagaaatggacaacgcacttagacttgatgccagtcggcaaatattccgctgtgcatcacgcatatatagaaatgcatcttttaaatgctctataggcaaaaatatactgtccctatctagggtatcaatattttcagtcagggaatccgaccacgccaacccagcactgcacatccaggctgaggcgattgctggtcgcagtataacaccagtatgtgtgtaaatacattttaggataccctcctgctttctatcagcaggatccttaagggcagccatctcaggagaggatagagcccttacaagcgtgtgcgcgctttatccaccctagggggtgtttcccaacgcaccctaacctctggcgggaaaggatataatgccaataacattttagaaattatcagttgttatcgggggaaacccacgcatcatcacacacctcatttaatttctaagattcaggaaaactacaggtagtttttcctcaccgaacataatacccctttttggtggtactcgtattatcagaaatgtgtaaaacatttttcattgcctccatcatgtaacgtgtggccctactggaagtcacatttgtctcttcaccgtcgacactggagtcagtatccgtgtcggcgtctatatctgccatctgaggtaacgggcgctttagagcccctgacggcctatgagacgtctggacaggcacaagctgagtagccggctgtctcatgtcaaccactgtcttttatacagagctgacactgtcacgtaattccttccaacagttcatccactcaggtgtcgaccccctagggggtgacatcactattacaggcaatctgctccgtctccacatcatttttctcctcatacatgtcgacacaaacgtaccgacatacagcacacacacagggaatgctctgatagaggacaggaccccactagccctttggggagacagagggagagtttgccagcacacaccagagcgctatatatatacagggataaccttatataagtgtttttccccttatagctgctgtatctttaatactgcgcgtaattagtgccccccctctcttttttaaccctttctgtagtgtagtgactgcaggggagagccagggagcttccctccaacggagctgtgagggaaaatggcgccagtgtgctgaggagataggctccgcccccttatcggcggccttatctcccgtttttctatgtattctggcaggggttaaatgcatccatatagcccaggagctatatgtgatgcattttttgccatccaaggtgtttttattgcgtctcagggcgccccccccccagcgccctgcaccctcagtgaccggagtgtgaagtgtgctgagagcaatggcgcacagctgcagtgctgtgcgctaccttgttgaagacaggacgtcttctgacgccgattttccggacctcttctgtcttctggctctgtaagggggccggcggcgcggctctgggacccatccatgactgggcctgtgatcgtccctctggagctaatgtccagtagcctaagaagcccaatccactctgcacgcaggtgagttcgcttcttctccccttagtccctcgatgcagtgagcctgttgccagcaggtctcactgaaaataaaaaacctaaaactaaacttttcactaagcagctcaggagagccacctagtgtgcacccttctcgttcgggtacaaaatcttaactgaggcttggaggagggtcatagggggaggagccagtgcacaccaggtagttctaaagctttacttttgtgcccagtctcctgcagagccgctattccccatggtccttacggagtccccaacatccacttaggacgttagagaaacattattaatgtccttataaacataatgcgccttacacattatgacaacctttattaatgcccttttacacatgtcccttacatatatgccgcacattattaatgcccttatacacataatgacacacatagtgccccctacacatttgctgcacattattagtgcccatatacacataatgacacacatacagtagtaccctgttacacatatgccgcatgttattaatgcccttatacacataatgacacacacagtgcaccttacacatatgttgcacattattaatgcatttttacatgacacacatatttctccttacacatattccgaacactactgcacaaccaacccactcacatgcacacagcactcacactgccactaacactgtgacctctgcctctgcttggatacagatgtgtcctcataaatcttgcctcaatgctaacgtaggGCACCTTGTGCAGGtctcctttcatatatatatatcagggtgaAAAAACTGATGTCCACCACCCTGGTGTTCCAGGCAAACCTCC encodes:
- the LOC134990240 gene encoding sperm acrosome membrane-associated protein 6-like — protein: MEKMDGVECLEKIRKAFKPLENIQLQFTEMSKIREHLGGFNITVREIRPSLSAKDWTAAFGLMIKDYIKDVKSIAAKNPAEKCVPRCGIQKAARVFRCDECTVQDCNAATECPLEDIYTKERDLTNILCVPPFTLPSTITVTWMLARNLRVADISYCKTIYTGEDLHILINPTRKYHEGMYACQVKDADDDVIAEMFYFLNVTRSKAIEYSELEDAFNEVVNSEFSPEEELEPEQPPLRTSIEDMIKHKILTSTKFCVILTIALALVVMVQTILFVHLCSHATNIGDSDYV